From a single Lolium rigidum isolate FL_2022 chromosome 7, APGP_CSIRO_Lrig_0.1, whole genome shotgun sequence genomic region:
- the LOC124673794 gene encoding beta-fructofuranosidase, insoluble isoenzyme 7-like: protein MPSAICISASPSISTFAPSWSSSPIPICTMNGIEHPGNGRTAYHFQPAKHWQNDPNGPMYHNGLYHFFYQYNPHGPTWDVGKLSWGHSVSGDLVNWAALDNALDPTDPFDANGCWSGSATILPGGRPAILYTGIDADKVQVQNVAFAKDPSDPLLREWEKPSCNPVIPYPADVTGNNFRDPTEAWRGRDGLWRVGVVAEVNGVGSLLVYRSADFLRWERNAAPMHASSRDVPVLECPDLFPVAAGPGATEGLETSAPSGAGVRHVLKLTDFAKEDHYMVGFYDDAADTFVPAEPERGDDPENWRRLDHGHLYASKSFYDARNKRRVLWAWVDETDGGGVARGWAGIQAFPRAMWLDADGKRLVQWPVEEIETLRRKRVGLQWATDVEAGGRKEIAGIVSSQADVEVVFEVPNLEDAETLDPEWLLDPKGLCAAKGASVHGGVGPFGLLVLASGDDLKEHTAVFFRVFKHDSKYKVLMCTDLTKSSTKAGAHKPSYGAFLDVDVEKDRFLSLRTLIDHTVVESFGDGGRTCMTARVYPEHAATGSSRLYVFNNGTGAVKVSKLEAWELATAAVNGRAGGSLAPVVQASDHKVAL, encoded by the exons ATGCCTTCTGCAATTTGCATATCGGCCAGCCCATCCATCAGTACCTTTGCCCCCTCTTGGTCTTCCTCTCCGATTCCGATTTGCACCATGAATGGAATCGAGCACCCGGGCAATGGCCGGACCGCCTACCACTTCCAACCGGCGAAGCATTGGCAGAATG ATCCCAATG GGCCAATGTACCACAACGGCTTGTACCACTTCTTCTACCAGTACAATCCCCACGGCCCGACCTGGGATGTCGGCAAGTTATCATGGGGCCACTCCGTCTCCGGCGATCTCGTGAACTGGGCCGCGCTCGACAATGCGCTCGACCCCACCGACCCATTCGACGCCAATGGCTGCTGGTCGGGCTCCGCCACCATCCTCCCCGGTGGCCGCCCGGCAATCCTCTACACCGGCATCGACGCCGACAAGGTGCAGGTGCAGAACGTGGCGTTCGCCAAGGACCCCTCCGACCCGCTCCTCCGCGAGTGGGAGAAGCCCAGCTGCAACCCGGTGATCCCGTACCCCGCCGACGTGACGGGCAACAACTTCCGTGATCCGACGGAGGCGTGGCGCGGCCGCGACGGCCTGTGGCGGGTCGGCGTCGTCGCCGAGGTCAACGGCGTGGGTTCCCTGCTGGTGTACCGGAGCGCGGACTTCCTCCGCTGGGAGCGCAACGCCGCGCCGATGCACGCCAGCTCGCGGGACGTGCCCGTGCTGGAGTGCCCGGACCTGTTCCCGGTGGCGGCGGGGCCCGGCGCGACGGAGGGGCTCGAGACATCGGCACCGAGCGGCGCCGGGGTGAGGCATGTGCTCAAGCTCACGGACTTCGCCAAGGAGGACCACTACATGGTTGGGTTTTACGACGACGCGGCGGACACGTTCGTGCCGGCGGAGCCCGAGCGCGGCGACGACCCCGAGAACTGGCGCCGGCTCGACCACGGCCACCTGTACGCGTCCAAGTCCTTCTACGACGCGCGCAACAAGCGGCGCGTGCTGTGGGCGTGGGTGGACgagaccgacggcggcggcgtcgccaggggctgggccggcaTCCAGGCGTTCCCGAGGGCGATGTGGCTGGACGCCGACGGGAAGCGGCTGGTGCAGTGGCCCGTGGAGGAGATCGAGACGCTGCGGAGGAAGCGGGTCGGCCTGCAGTGGGCGACGGACGTGGAGGCcggcggcaggaaggagatcgccGGCATCGTGAGCTCGCAGGCGGACGTGGAGGTCGTGTTCGAGGTCCCGAACCTGGAGGACGCCGAGACGTTGGACCCCGAGTGGCTGCTGGATCCGAAAGGGCTGTGCGCGGCCAAGGGCGCGTCCGTGCACGGCGGCGTCGGCCCGTTCGGGCTGCTCGTCTTGGCCTCCGGTGATGACCTCAAGGAGCACACTGCTGTCTTCTTCAGGGTGTTCAAGCACGATAGCAAGTACAAGGTTCTCATGTGCACCGACCTCACAAA GTCCTCCACGAAAGCAGGGGCACACAAGCCATCCTACGGAGCATTTCTCGATGTCGATGTAGAGAAGGACAGGTTCCTATCTCTCAGAACACTG ATCGATCACACGGTGGTGGAGAGCTTCGGCGACGGCGGGAGGACCTGCATGACGGCCCGCGTGTACCCCGAGCACGCGGCGACGGGAAGCAGCCGACTGTACGTGTTCAACAACGGCACTGGCGCTGTAAAGGTGTCCAAGCTTGAGGCCTGGGAGCTGGCGACGGCGGCCGTGAATGGCAGAGCCGGCGGTTCGCTTGCACCCGTCGTCCAGGCATCCGACCATAAAGTGGCCTTGTAG
- the LOC124676872 gene encoding paramyosin-like has translation MGNTQQAGIKKDDHGHGGSCDQHPQAASVAPDKLGAGVGGDHHGGCSRDQQPQAGAADRARTQLQPLAGEHDVETCNSMLKNCEKNCATNGGGRSSKIDILPPAELSEPDGRQFVLYSLPVAKGCIGDGDGFTAYVKKAAGVAVSGSYKKGDTKNRASQKYRIRMRGIDAPELEMEHGDEARNELVKLIAGKCVTINVYGTDQYGRYLGDIYCDGIFIQEEMLKRGFAWYFKTGETRTELARWEKEAREARQGLWSSDNPQKPWEWKRDHPRNQNNKKVELKSQVKESIETLPWLISKDMETLGKEWKKKLEKIVADNVELNDHLLELERNKKEAKERAKELENEMETIMVDYTKLNDQLEESKKNKKKADDRILKLTFFSESVVAINMGFHDKLKKLKEKNEKAEDRVKESEKEMESVFAVNRELNDQLRELKRNKKVAEDLAAELKFSYDNVGAVNMDLQGELDELRRKNREAEDRKQESEKKVEIVVADNMKLNAQIQRLNNKVSNNTRNSKKKLQSVIAINMDLNDKLQELQKNNEKAKERVEGLEKEMENVVAEERNLQGMTHEESEQAVENPVAPPPLAKGSSEKDGVVWRKKTTATTSSTPQSEGHCE, from the exons ATGGGGAACACGCAACAGGCCGGCATCAAGAAAGATGATCATGGTCATGGAGGCAGCTGCGACCAGCATCCACAGGCGGCCTCCGTTGCCCCTGATAAGCTCGGGGCCGGCGTCGGGGGAGATCATCATGGAGGCTGCAGCCGCGACCAGCAGCCGCAGGCCGGCGCTGCAGATAGAGCACGAACCCAGCTCCAGCCTCTCGCCGGAGAGCATGACGTTGAGACCTGCAACTCCATG TTGAAAAATTGCGAGAAAAACTGTGCTACAAACGGAGGAGGCAGAAGCAGCAAGATAGATATTCTCCCGCCTGCTGAGCTGTCCGAGCCAGACGGCCGGCAGTTTGTGCTATACAGTTTACCG GTTGCCAAAGGGTGCATTGGAGATGGTGATGGCTTCACTGCTTATGTGAAGAAGGCTGCGGGTGTGGCTGTCAGCGGATCATATAA GAAAGGTGATACAAAGAACCGAGCTTCACAGAAATACCGCATTAGGATGAG GGGAATTGATGCACCGGAGCTAGAAATGGAACACGGGGATGAGGCAAGGAATGAGTTGGTGAAGCTTATTGCCGGAAAGTGTGTTACGATCAATGTGTATGGGACGGACCAATATGGAAGATATCTTGGCGACATCTACTGTGACGGAATCTTCATCCAA GAAGAAATGTTGAAAAGGGGATTCGCCTGGTATTTCAAGACAGGCGAGACACGTACTGAATTGGCAAGA TGGGAGAAAGAAGCGAGAGAGGCACGCCAAGGGCTTTGGTCATCAGATAATCCTCAAAAACCATGGGAGTGGAAGAGGGATCACCCACGCAACCAAAACAACAAAAAG GTTGAATTGAAAAGTCAAGTCAAGGAGAGCATTGAAACCCTACCATGGCTGATAAGTAAAGATATGGAGACCCTTGGTAAGGAGTGGAAAAAGAAGCTAGAAAAAATTGTGGCTGACAATGTCGAATTAAATGATCATCTCCTGGAGTTGGAGAGAAATAAAAAGGAGGCCAAAGAACGAGCTAAGGAGTTGGAGAATGAAATGGAAACCATTATGGTTGACTACACAAAACTAAATGACCAGCTCGAGGAGTCAAAGAAGAACAAAAAGAAGGCCGACGATCGAATTTTGAAGTTGACCTTTTTTTCGGAAAGCGTTGTGGCCATAAACATGGGTTTCCATGATAAGCTAAAGAAGTTAAAGGAGAAGAATGAAAAGGCCGAGGATCGAGTTAAGGAGTCAGAGAAGGAAATGGAGAGTGTTTTTGCTGTCAACAGGGAACTGAATGATCAGCTCCGAGAgttaaaaagaaataaaaaggtgGCCGAGGACCTAGCTGCGGAGTTGAAGTTTTCTTATGATAATGTTGGGGCTGTAAACATGGATTTGCAGGGTGAGTTGGATGAATTGAGGAGGAAGAATAGAGAGGCTGAGGACCGAAAGCAGGAGTCAGAGAAAAAAGTGGAAATTGTTGTGGCTGACAATATGAAACTGAATGCTCAGATTCAGAGATTAAATAATAAAGTTTCAAACAATACTAGGAACAGCAAAAAGAAATTGCAAAGTGTTATAGCTATCAACATGGATTTGAATGATAAGCTTCAGGAGTTAcagaagaataatgaaaaggcaaAGGAGCGAGTTGAGGGGTTAGAGAAGGAAATGGAAAATGTTGTGGCCGAGGAGCGAAACTTACAAGGCATGACGCACGAGGAGAGTGAACAAGCTGTAGAAAACCCAGTGGCACCGCCTCCTCTAGCCAAGGGTTCTAGCGAGAAAGACGGCGTTGTGTGGCGGAAGAAAACGACTGCAACGACATCTTCAACACCTCAATCTGAGGGTCACTGTGAATAG